Genomic segment of Centropristis striata isolate RG_2023a ecotype Rhode Island chromosome 21, C.striata_1.0, whole genome shotgun sequence:
tgcaaactgcaaaatttgaaatacCTGCAAAAATTCGAAGCTTTGCtgaaaagggttgatgcactaaattagACATGGAAACTTTTtgggttaaaatgttttttttttactttttcactgaagttgtgactcttccaaatcttctcaaccctaaaactaagcccttcttttcttttggtaacatttattcaccaaaaacacacaaaaaatgacaaaaacacacataaaaatcacataaaaaaaaaacaaaacacttaaaacacacaaaaacccaccgaaaacacatacattttctttacaaaaaccacccaaaaaatgacaaaaaacacacataaaaacacacacaaaatgacaaaaagcacacaaaaacacacaaaaacacaaaaaatgacaaaaggcacacatagaaacatacacaaaaacacaaaaaatgaaaaaaagcacacataaaaacacaaaaaacacacataaaacatacattaaaaagacacaaaaacacagacaaaattgacaaaaatcacacacaaaatattgcattaaaaaagctgaatgcaaactgcaaaatttgaaaacacttttttaataattaataaattagagATGGAAACTTTTtgggttaaaatgttttatttattacttttgcactgaagttgtgactcttcctaatctcctccaccctaaaactaagcccttcttttcttttggtaacatttattcaccaaaaacacacacaaaaaatgacaaaaagcacacaaaaaacaaacataaaacacacacaacacacaaaaaatgacaaaaaacacaaaaaacatacacagaaaattacaaaaacacacataaaacacacaaaaacacaccgaaaacacatacattttctttacaaaaaccacccaaaaaatgtcaaaaaacacacacaaaaatatacaaaaaatgacaaaaagcacacataaaaacacacaaaaatacacataaaacacacacaaaaacacaaaaaatcacaaaaaaaacccacaaaaacccaccgaaaacacatacattttctttacaaaaaacaccaaaaaaatgacaaaaaacacacaaaaaatgacaaaaaacacacacaaaaaatgacaaaaaacacacagaaaaacacaaaaaatgacaaaaaacacactcaaaacacacaacaacccACCGAAAAcacaaccctaaaactaagcccttctcttcttttggtaacatttattcaccaatggtctgataacatcaatgtttacctaaaggtcaatggaggaaaatggttcaattcaataaaagtctgatcatgtagtaaacacatccagaaatacacacaatacacactggTTTTTAACAAAGACATTGAGAACagaacatttaagttgcttccatcTTTTGTCCTGAAGAGATCTTTTCATCCTGCTGTACTTTGTGTACTTTAGTGCAGAATAGTGTAATTGATGTTGTTTTgcgcctcctctctctctctctccttcctccctccctgttGGCCGTGCTGCTCCTCTGCTTGGCCGCCTCCGTGTATCGGCCCACAGCGGCGCACTGAGACGCTTCTAATCCTCTTTTGATGAACTCGGTTAATAGACCTCCTGCAGCGGACTTTGGCGCTGTTCATTAGGCAGCACACGACCCTCTCCACGCCCCCGGAGCACGCACTGCGCGCTCCCGAGGCTCCTATCTCCATAAATCCACCcatcaaagtggaaaaaagttTGTCGAAGTTCTCAGTAGTGGAACACTTTGGTTCTTCGGTGTTTGGTTCTTGTGTGTTTCCGAGGAGAGGACGAGTGATGCCGCCGAGTAAAAGCGTCTTCGCGCCTTTCATCTCTGTGGCCCCTGAGGGAGGGCTGGGGGCCCCCGCGGCCCCGGCGGCTCTCCACGCTGACATCCAAGCCCTGCTGCAGCGGAGACCCGGGGCGGAGCGCGCCAGACGCGGCTGCGACTACCGGGACGCGCCGTGCGCCATCGTGGAGCTCCGGCTGGGCCCCTCCGGCGGCGCGCTGCACTACCTGCAGCCGGACAAGTGCGCTCTGGAGCGGGCGCAGAGACGGAGGCGCCTCGCCGCCAACGCccgggagaggaggaggatgctgGGGCTCAACGTGGCCTTCGACCGGCTGCGGAGCGTCATCCCCAACCTGGAGAGCGACAAGAAGCTCTCCAAGTCCGAGACGCTGCAGATGGCGCAGATTTACATCTCCACCCTCAGCGAGCTGCTCCAGGAGGGCGCATGTGAAGCCTCGGAGGCGAGCGGCGCCCCGCGGCTCTCCGGAGCGGCTCAGGGGGCCACACTGGCGCACAGGGAGCCCAAAGTCAGGGACTTTAAGAGCGGCGGAGGCCCGGACCAGGACCCGGAGCAGAGGAGCTCTAGTGAGGACATGTGGGAGAGACCGAACGGGACCAAATGATTTGACTgcaacagggatgggcaacttaaatgctgcagggggccacaaggtttcatgttcactaccacagggccacatataggagcatcacttaaccagatatgatgaaactgcaattttaaatatgtttacagtgcagtaacttaacatatttcatgctcaaatgcatttttatcagtataaataggaatacaaaaggtttgaagctaataaaaaaatttgatttctttattttttagtgcaagaacagcagaccaacattaattgcaagaagtaattttgtgcatttttacgatttcatgtttttggtcattttgtgtcttcttttgttgattttgtgtcttttttgttcattttgggatttttttgtgttcattttgtgtcttttttgttcattttgtcttttttagtttattttgtgtcttttttgttcattttgtgttttttttttttgttcattttgagtctgtttattatgtgtctatttgtttacagtgcagtaacttaacatatttcatgctcaaatgcatgtataacagtataaatataggaatataaaaggtttgaagctaataaaaaaatgtgatttctttattttttagtgcaagaacagcagaccaacattaattgcaagaagtaatcttgtgcatttttacactgcacttttaagatttcatctttttggtcattttgtatctttttttgttgattttgcatcttttttttgttcattttgtgtttttttttgttcattttgtgtctttttgttcatttagtctttttttgtttattttgtgtcttttttgttcattttgtgtcttttttgttcattttgtgccttttttttgtttattttgtgtctatttgtttacagtgcagtaagttaacatatttcatgctcaaatgcatgtataacagtataaataggaatacaaaaggtttgaagcaaataaaaaactgtgatttcttttttttcagtgcaagaacagcagaccaacattaattacaagaagtaattttgtgcatttttacactgcacttttaagatttcatgctcaaatgcatatagttgtactgagggccacttcaaagtgagggtgcgggccgtttGTGGCCCCCAGACcaccagttgcccatccctggtctacaATGATttgattacactgtaaaaaacaaaaaaatctgtttaattgacggtaaaataccggcagctgtgagcgtatgtaaatgtaaatatcagcaaaaactgtaatttatactgaataatcccattaattgtgtcatcatggtatttctccattaattttacattaaaatgttatatttttacagcaaaactgtgtgttttctacagtttatgacagcagaatttaaagttttatgctattctctGATTTACAGACATTAAAGTGATGTacaatgttaaaattaacaacctatttctgatgcaatttgactgttttcactgtaatttctacaaatatttttttacagtgtaaattaGTTGTTTCTAATTTTTATTCACCTTGTTTTCCTGCAGTAAGGACAATGCAGtgtttcattattttcagtttactgaCAAAATAATTATGGATTTTAGAGGTCTGCATCTAATGTGTGACATTTTTCATGAAATTCTGATGTTCTATTATtatgcaatatatattttttattacttcatATTGTGACCAAGCTGGTTGTTGCagagtttatttgaaaaaagacattttccccCAAAGAATCAGGAAGCAAAAACTATTTAACGCCAAAattcaccttttaaaaacaagcCACCATCaacagtagagctgcaacaattattcgattaatcgaacaataatcgattattaaataaatcgtcagcagtttttttaaagacagtaagtccaaattctctgatttcagcttcttcaatgtgaatatttctggtttctttgttcctttatgacaataaactgaatatctctttggtttgtggacaaaacaagagatttgaggacgtcatcttgtggttttgcaaacactcattgatatttttatacattttattgaccaaacaactaatcgattaatcgtttaaataacaaaaataatatcaacagattaatcgataatgaaaataatcgttagttgcagcccaaaTTGTCACTTAAGCTCTGGGAAGTATATTATTATGTCGtttgttagccgcgagctaacattagctaacaattaaagttgttttaatcacaaaaagctactattagcCTGCTtcctgcagctttcaaaataagagcacagtgtgtaaATCCACCACACAATTaaaagagatttgaggacgccATCTTGTGGTTTTgcaaacactgattgatatgtttcaacattttatcaattaatcgtttaaataacaaaaataatatcgacagattaatcgataatgaaaataatcgttagttgcagcccaagTTGTCACTTAAGCTCTGGGAAGTAAATTATTATGTCGTTCgttagccgcaagctaacattagctaacaattaaagttgttttaatcacaataaGCTACTATTAGCCTTCTTCCTGTAGCTAAACAGTgcatctttcaaaataagagcatagtGCGTAAATCCACCACAGATTTaaaagagatttgaggacgtcatcttgtggtttgggaaacactgattgatattttaatacattttattgaccaaacaactaattaaccctttatcgggcaaagaactatatttggtaacttcagtggatatctaaatggtCCCCacgtctctctgtttggtcatagagccacatggatttcttccagctaatcagcaaagatcagattctccatattttgagaaaaaagctgcaaatttactagattaaagtggcaaatctacaagaaataaagttgccgatttaagagatttaaagtggcaaatctgcgcgaaaaaagtcgcagatttacgagaaaactgaaaaaaaagcagcttttttctcgcagattcaccactttaaatctcataaatctgcacatttttttctcgtagatttgccgctttaatcttgtaaacttttttctcaaaatattacccccctcccctgggtccgtatgttttttttattgttttttttacacatttcacagtcagacacattctgacagtatgtaatatcctccaatattttctaggtttgaaatttggaatttgcaagtatttcaatgagtttcctattaagggttaaactgattaactgtttaaataatcaacagattaatgataagaaatgaaaataacctttagttgcagccctgatCAACAGACTTAAATGGGagtacagacagaaaaaaaagactgacaGAGCGGGAGGTACTGAAAGTagcaatttttattattttaaaattatgtaCAGGTAACCAAAGACATCAGTCTGCAAATTGGTACAAAGATCAAGTTTTCCTGCAGTTGGCTTGTTAAGaagctctctgtctgtctgtccaaaACAACAACACGACTGGGAGAAAAGGctttagaaaatgaaaaatagagtCAGATTCAGAAAAGTAGAGTCTACCGgtctaaatttaaatttaacccCCCCACACCctaggccccgccccctggccccgcccccatAACCCCCCATAACCCCCCATTTCCCATCAAACTCTCCTCCTACACGAGGAAATCAATCTATGTACAAGAACTATGTACAAAAAGCTCTTCCATTCATTCTTCCAGACGTTTGTGAATAAAGCTCTtgtaaactttaaaaacaaaaagaaaaggagtgTGAGggttaaactgtgtgtgtgtgtgtgtgtgtgtgtgtgtgtgtggtaatgaTCACAGAGGAACAGACAAATGCAAATTAACGGGATGAACATGCTCAATGACAAAACTGtttacaacaaataaaatctgcTTCCCTCCGTAACGACTGCAGGATGGACACGTATGCTTTTCTGCCCTCGTGGTAAATAACACTTTGGAGAACTTTAAAGGAACTTTTTTTGATAACGAAGCATTGAGGAACTGTTCAggtgttcattttatttctacaaGCTGCAAAAAGTGGttccctaaaaataaaataaaaataatagagaaaaaggaaaaatccaGTCAGAATcttgctgcactgtaaaaaaaaaaaaaatggcagctgtggtttccagaataattctgcaaaaaatacaatacaaatgtaaacaactttacagaacaacttgtaaatgtaACTGGTaatcaatgcacaataagcaaaatctgcatgtacatttttgcataaataattagtataaaagcagcatcatcctgttaaattagcagtaaaggacggtacaaccttaaaatgttttttttttaaaatgactacagatttaggatgtaaaatgtacaagttgttctgtaaagatgtttacatatgtactgtatttttacggaaatattcattttaaagttgtagattatagcgtcctttactgctaatttaacaggatgatgctgcttttatactaattatttatgcaaaatttacatgcagattttgcttattgtgcattgaataccagttaattaacattcagttattaatTATAGTAatatgtacaagttgttctgtaaagttgtttacatctgtattgtatttttttgcagaatctggtaaccacagctgacagctttttttctgtaaaagcaaccgaattttttttcacatttcagtcTCTCCTTAAATGGTTTAATCTCTATTCTGTGTAGTTAAATATCTGAAAATTATTTAGATTTAGACAgccacgaaaaaaaaaaaaaaaagggaaaaggctTTCAGTTCCACTTTGAGTCGCCATGTTGGAC
This window contains:
- the atoh1c gene encoding transcription factor Atoh1, producing the protein MPPSKSVFAPFISVAPEGGLGAPAAPAALHADIQALLQRRPGAERARRGCDYRDAPCAIVELRLGPSGGALHYLQPDKCALERAQRRRRLAANARERRRMLGLNVAFDRLRSVIPNLESDKKLSKSETLQMAQIYISTLSELLQEGACEASEASGAPRLSGAAQGATLAHREPKVRDFKSGGGPDQDPEQRSSSEDMWERPNGTK